Within Deinococcota bacterium, the genomic segment TATTCGCGCCCTTCGCCATCTTGCGGCAGGCGACGCTCGAACCGCAACAAGCTGTTCTCGAGGCGCAGCGCCATCTTCTCTCGCTCGTGCGCCTCGTTCTCACGGGCGCGACGAAGTTCGAACGCCAACGTTTGTACCACGTTGGTCAGCTCTTCCACCTGCTCCTGCAAGGCCTTGATGTCCGCTTTGTTTTGCTGGGTCTCCTGCGCCAGTGAGAACAATTGCTTGGCTAGCTCGTAAAGCTGCCTGAGCACGGTTTAGACAGCCTTTAGCTGCGCCAGCATGGCCCGCGTTCTTTCCCTGGACCTCTCTATGTCGGCGTGGTCACGCTGCATCTGTTCTCGTAGCCGCTCTATTTCCGCGATGTATCCCTCTATCGCTGTCCGCATCTGGATGGTTTCTCCAGCGGTTGGCTCTAAAGACCGTGATTTGTCCATTGCCTTCACCTCTGTCCTAGACTGTAGCACAAGGACTGTAGCACAAGGACTGTAGCACAAGAGAATAACCGTAGCAGATGGTTTCAGCTCGAGAAGGGTGTTTGGTTGAACACGACCTGACTACGCCCCGAAAACTCCGACCCAGATAGGGACTGAGCTTGTGACGGGTGAGGAGGGAAGTTTCGCTGGGGGTGTGGATTGCCTTCAGGTCCACGAGTGCGAAGTCGGCGTCGAAGCCGGGCTCGAGCACCGAGTTTCCTCCGGCCGCACGTCGGTCGCGTCCCTGACGATCAGGTCATGGCGCGGCATGCGTCTCCGGCTGGCTTTCGAGCAGCGTCAGAAAGCGGCTCACGACCTCGAGCGCCTCGGTCACGTCCTCCAGGCTCACCGTCTCGTCGGGGTGGTGGCTGACGCCGCCCGGCGAGCGCACGAAGAGGAGAGCGCTGGGCACCTGCCGGGCCATGATCATGGCGTCGTGGCCGGCGCCGCTGACGAGCCTGAGGGCGCCCCCTCCCAGCGCCGCCTCGAGCAGCTCGCTCAGACGCGGGTCCATCCTGGTGGCGGGCTGAGCGCCGAGCGGCGTCCAGCGGAGCTCGAGTTTGCGCTGCGCGGCGATGCGCTTCGCCGTTTCCTCCAACTCGGCGAAGGCACGTTCCCTGATGGCGTCGTCAGCGTGCCGGAGGTCGAGGCTGAGTACGGCCCGGTCGGGAATGACGTTAAGGGCGCCGGGTGCGACCTGCAGTTCCCCTACCGTGGCGACCATCTCAGGCACCCCTTGGGCAGAGCGTTCGACCTCGAGCACGAACGCCGCCGCCCCGGCCAGGGCGTCGCGGCGGTGCGTCATCGGCACC encodes:
- a CDS encoding M20/M25/M40 family metallo-hydrolase; its protein translation is VPMTHRRDALAGAAAFVLEVERSAQGVPEMVATVGELQVAPGALNVIPDRAVLSLDLRHADDAIRERAFAELEETAKRIAAQRKLELRWTPLGAQPATRMDPRLSELLEAALGGGALRLVSGAGHDAMIMARQVPSALLFVRSPGGVSHHPDETVSLEDVTEALEVVSRFLTLLESQPETHAAP